The segment TATTCTGGCGGCAGGTCCACCGCCTCCATCAGCAGCGCGTGCAGCAGGGGCGAGACGTGGATGACCCGGCAGCGGTCGGGCAGGCCGAGCCGCTGCACCGCGTCGCGGTGCACGTAGGCGCTGCGGGTGGACACGCCGCCGCTCATGCGCACCTCGTGCGCGACGCCCGGCGGGATCCACAACGCCCGATGCGGCGGGACCACCCAGCCGCCCGCCTGGGTGATCACGGTGAGCACGCCGGTGGCGGCGTACAGCAGCTGGCCGCGCTTGTGCGAATGGCTGGGCAGGACCCGATGTGGCAGGTAGTCGTTGCCGGTGGCCACCACGTCGCGCGGGGTGTCTTCGTAGGCGGTGACGCGGGTATTGCGCATGGTGGGCCTCCGGCCTGGCCCGGATTCGACAGCAGATGACCCGAAAGCGTACACGGGCCGCCGCCCGCATCACTAGAGTGGCCGCCTTCCCCCACTGTCGCTCCTACCGCACCCACCCCATGGATACCCGCGTCGTCCCTGCCGCCGAGGTGGCCTCCGCAGCACCTCCGGTGGCCGTTCCCGATCCATCCCGGCCGGTGTTCGCCGTGCTCGGCGCGATCAGCTTCGCGCACCTGCTCAACGACATGATCCAGTCGTTGATCCTGGCGATCTACCCATTGCTCAAGAGCGGGTTCGGCTTGAGTTTCGGCCAGATCGGCCTGATCACGCTGACCTACCAGCTGACCGCATCGCTGTTGCAGCCGATGGTCGGGATGGCGGCTGACCGTCGTCCGATGCCTTACTCCTTGCCGGTCGGCATGGGCTTCACCCTGTGCGGCCTGCTGCTGCTGGCCGACGCGTCCGAGTTCTCCACGCTGCTGCTGGCGGCCGCGCTGGTGGGCACCGGCTCCTCGGTCTTCCATCCGGAATCCTCGCGGGTGGCGCGGGCCGCTTCCGGCGGGCGGCTCGGGCTGGCGCAGTCGCTGTTCCAGGTGGGCGGCAACGCCGGCGCCTCGCTGGGGCCGTTGCTGGCCGCCTGGATCATCGTTCCGCACGGACGCGGCAGCGTCGCCTGGTTCGCGCTGGCAGCCCTGCTGGCGCTGGCGGTGCTGGTGCGGGTGGGGCGCTGGTATCGCGATCACCAGATCACGCGCCGCGTGCTCGCGGCAGCGCCGGTTGCCGGGTTGCCGCGGGGCAAGGTGGCCGGGGCGATCGCGGTGCTGGTGCTGCTGGTGTTCTCCAAGTACTTCTACCTGGCCAGCATCAGCAGCTACTACACCTTCTACCTGATCCACACGTTCGGCGTGTCGGTGCAGAACGCGCAGACCCACCTGTTCGTGTTCCTGTTCGCGGTGGCGGCCGGTTCGCTGATCGGCGGACCGGTGGGCGACCGCATCGGTCGCAAGCGGGTGATCTGGGTGTCGATCCTCGGCGTGGCGCCGTTCACCCTGCTGCTGCCGCATGCCAGCCTGTTCTGGACCGGCGTGCTCAGCGTGGCGATCGGCCTGGTGCTGTCCTCGGCGTTCTCCGCGATCCTGGTCTATGCGCAGGAGCTGATCCCCGGCCGCGTGGGCATGGTCTCGGGGCTGTTCTTCGGGCTGGCCTTCGGCATGGGCGGCATCGGCGCCGCCGTGCTGGGGCGGCTGGCCGACACGCACGGCATCGACTACGTCTACCGCCTGTGTGCGTGGTTGCCGCTGATGGGCCTGATCACCGTGCTGTTGCCCGAACCCGGGCAGTCGATCCGCGGCCGTCAGGCATTGGCATGAGCGGTCGGGTGTCTCACCAGCAAAAAATCAGCCGTCCGCTGCCGGTGCCGGCGGCACCGGCAGGGTGATGCGGATGGTGGTGCCGCGGCCGTCGCCGGGCAGCGCCTCGACGCTGCCGCCATGGGCGCCGATCATGCCGCGGCAGATCGCCAGGCCCATGCCGGTGCTCTGCGGGGTGCGGTCGCCGCGCGCCACCGAATAGAACATGTCGAAGATCCGCGCGCGCTCCTCCTCGGGGATGCCGGGGCCGCGATCGGCCACGTCGATCATCAACTGCCCGTTGGCCAGGCGGCTGTCTACGCGCACCGCTTCTCCGGGCGGCGAGAACCGCGCGGCGTTCTCCAGGATGTTGAACAGCGCCTGCTCGATCAGCGCCGGATGCACGTGCAGCAGCACCGGCCCGGGCGTGCCGTGCACCTGCAGGCGCAGCTCGGGAAACAGCTTGCGCACCCGCGCGCTGGCCGAGGCGACGATGTCGTCGGCGGCGATCCAGTCGCGATTCAAGGTCAGCGTGCCGTGGCCGAGGCGGGTCATGTCGAGCAGGTTCTGGATATAGCGGTCCAGCCGTTGCCCTTCGCCGAGGATCGACTGCAGCAACTGGTCGAGTTCCTGCTCCGGCAACTGGTGACGATACGACACCAGCGTGCCGGCAGCGCCGATCATCGCCGCCAGCGGCGAGCGCAGGTCGTGCGAGACCGACGACAGCAGGGCGTTGCGCAGGCGTTCGGTCTCGCCCTGCACGCGGGCGCCCTCCAGTTCGTCGGCGAGTCGGGCGCGCTCGAGCGCGCGGGCGAGATCCTGCGCCATGGCCAGCGCCAGGCGCCGGCGCTCCGCGTCCAGCTTCCCGTTCGCCAGCAGGCGTACGAAGGCGACGCCGAGCCGGTGCTCGTCCACCGCCAGCGGCAGCGCCCAGCCGCTGGCGCCGTGCAGGGTGTCGGTGAAGCGACCAGCCGGCTCGCAATGGCGTTCGCTCCAGTCCGCTGCCGCCATGTCCTGGGGCGACAGCTGGATCGCACGGGGCGCCGCGTGGGCGACCTGCAGTTGCCCGTCGGCGCTGCGCGCCAGGATGGCCACCTCGGCGTCCAGCGCGGTGGCCATGGCGCGTGCACCGGCCTGGCGCGCGCCGCCCGCATCGGCGCTGGCGGTCAGCTGCTGGCCCAGGCCCAGCAGGGCACGCGCATGCACCTGCGCGATACGCAGCGAGCGGACCTGGGTCGCCAGGCGCGTCGCCAGGCGGCTGCAGACCAGCGCGGCGAGCAGGAACAGGCCCACCGCCAGCACATCGTCCGGGTGGCTGATGCGCAGCGTGTAGCGCGGCTCGGTGAAGAAGAAGTTGTACCCCAGGAAGCACAGCAGCGCGGCATACACGGCCACCGCCATGCGCGAGCGCACCGCGACCACCAGTACCGCGGTGAGGAAGATCAGCGACAGGTTGCCGACGCCCAGCCAGGTGTTGGCGGCGAAGGCGAGCGCGAAGGCGACCGCGATCACCGCAGTGGCATAGCCGTAGGCGCCGCCCGATGCGGTGCGTACCGGCTGCCGCGCCCGCCGGCGCGCCTGCACCCGCTCGGCCGGCGTGGCGATGATGGTCAGTTCCATGTGTGCGCCGCGGCGCATCAGGCGCTGGGTCAGCGAGATGCCGAGCAGCCGCGCGAGCGGACGTTCGCGCGTGCGTCCGATCAGGATCTGGCCGACCCCCTCGCGGTCGGCATGCGCCAGCAACTCGTCGGCGACGGCCTGGCCGCGCAGCGTCACCGGCTCGCCGCCGAGCCGCTGGGCCAGGCGCATGGCGGCGTCCAGCCGTTCGCGACGCTCCGGGTCCAGCGGTACGCCGGTATCGACGAACACCACGCTCCACGGCGCGCCGCGTCGTTCGGCGATGCGCCGCGTCACGCGCACCAGGTATTCGCTCTGGCCGTAGCCGTCGATCGCCGCCATCACCCGCCGTCGCACGGTCATCGCGCTGCCGCGTGCCAGCATCTGGTCGCGCAGGTCGCTGTCGACGTGATGGGCGATGGTCTCCAGCGCCAGCTCGCGCAGCGCGGCCAGGTTGCCCGGCGAGAAGAACGCATTGAGCGCGGCGGCGGCGGTCTCCGGCACGTAGACCTTGCCCTGCTTGAGCCGGCCGATCAGCTCGCGCGGCGGCAGGTCGACCAGCACGATGTCGCGCGCGCGGTCGAGGAAGGCGTCCGGCACGGTCTCGCGCACGGCGACGCCGGTGATGCGCCGCACCTGGTCGTTGCGGCTTTCCAGGTGCTGCACATTGAGCGTGGTGTAGACGGCGATGCCGGCGTCGAGCAGCTCGGCCACGTCCTGCCAGCGCTTGGTGTGCCGACCGCCGGCCAGGTTGGTATGGGCCAGTTCGTCGACCAGCAGCACGGCGGGGCGCCGCGCGAGCGCGGCGTCCAGATCGAACTCCTCCATCGCGCGGCCGCCGCGCGGCTCGCCCGGCCGCCGCGGCAGCAGTTCCAGGCCATCCAGCAGGGCGGCGGTTTCCGCACGGCCGTGGGTTTCCACCAGTCCCACCACCACGTCGACACCCTGGCGCCGCAGCTCGCGCGCGGCCGAGAGCATGGCGAAGGTCTTGCCGACGCCGGGCGCGGCGCCGAGGAAGATCTTCAGCCCGGCTTCGCGCGCATCCTCCTGCACCGCCTGCAGCAGGGCGTCGGCGCGGGCGTCGCGGGGCGCGTCGGTCATGGTAGTCGGCTCAGTGCGAGGGCGCGTCCAGCGCCAGGTTCAGCGCCAGCACGTTGACCCGCGGTTCGCCGAACAGGCCGAGCCAGCGGCCCTGCGTATGCGCCGCGATCAGCTGCCGGACCTGCGCCACGTCGAGATGACGGACGCGCGCCACGCGCGCCAGCTGGTACTGCGCCGCCGCCGGGCTGATCTCCGGGTCCAGGCCGCTGCCCGACGCGGTGACCAGATCCACCGGCACCGGCTGTGTGTTGCCGGGATCGGCGGCGCGCAGCGCTGCAATGCGCTGGCGCACCGCCGCGGCCAGTGCGGGGTTGGTCGGGCCGAGGTTGGAGCCGGCCGACGACGCGCCGTTGTACGGCTGCGGCGAGGTGGCCGAGGGGCGACCCCAGAAGTAGCGCGGATCGTCGAACGGCTGGCCGATCAGCCGCGAACCGACGACGTGCCCGTCGCGCACGATCAGGCTGCCGTCGGCCTGGCGCGGAAACATCACGTGCGCCACGCCGGTGACGGCGAGCGGATAGAGCACGCCGGTGATGACGGTCATCACCAGCAGCATGAGCAGGGAAGGGCGCAGCAGCTTGAACATGGGAGACCTCCGGTCAGAACGTGCCCTGCAGCATCGCGAAGCCGCGCGTGCCGCCCACGTTGCGGGTGTCGCCGGCGTCGAGAAAGCTGCTGGTGCGGCGATAGAACGCCGCGTTGGTGGCGTGGGTGACGCCGCCGCTGAGCGACCAGTGCGGATCGAGCTGGACCTTGAGCGTGGCGCCGACATCGCTGTAGCCCGGATCGCGTGCCCCGTTCGCCAGTGGCACGGCGAGCGCGGTGGTGATGTGCGTGTGGCCGGCGTGCAGGGCGAGGCTCCAGGCATCGGCCAGCGGGAACGTGGCATCGAGCTGCAGGTAGCTGGTGCCCCGGGAGTCGCCGGCATAGCCCTGTTCGGTATCGACGCCGAAGTAGTCGGTGAGCGCGCGGTTGTACTTCAGCGTGAACTGCTTCCAGCCCAGCGCGGCGTTGATCTCCGCGGTATCGAGCGAGCGCCGCGGCAGGCCGGCGTGATCGAGGTTGGCCCCAGGATAGACGTAGCCGTACAGGCCCACGCGCCACGACCAGTCGGCGTCGATGGCGCGGCCATAACTGGCATACAGATCCAATTCCATCGCGCCGCCGGGATAGCTGCGTTCGCTGATGCTCGAGCCCCAGACGCCGGCGGCGAAGCCGTTCGGGGCGGCGTAGTCGGCACCGCCCTGGATGGCTGGACGGCCCCAGCTC is part of the Dyella thiooxydans genome and harbors:
- a CDS encoding TorF family putative porin, coding for MSRFCAAAAALLTSVAAAHAGDATPPVTGNLAVTSDYVFRGLTQSWGRPAIQGGADYAAPNGFAAGVWGSSISERSYPGGAMELDLYASYGRAIDADWSWRVGLYGYVYPGANLDHAGLPRRSLDTAEINAALGWKQFTLKYNRALTDYFGVDTEQGYAGDSRGTSYLQLDATFPLADAWSLALHAGHTHITTALAVPLANGARDPGYSDVGATLKVQLDPHWSLSGGVTHATNAAFYRRTSSFLDAGDTRNVGGTRGFAMLQGTF
- the kdpC gene encoding potassium-transporting ATPase subunit KdpC, which produces MFKLLRPSLLMLLVMTVITGVLYPLAVTGVAHVMFPRQADGSLIVRDGHVVGSRLIGQPFDDPRYFWGRPSATSPQPYNGASSAGSNLGPTNPALAAAVRQRIAALRAADPGNTQPVPVDLVTASGSGLDPEISPAAAQYQLARVARVRHLDVAQVRQLIAAHTQGRWLGLFGEPRVNVLALNLALDAPSH
- a CDS encoding sensor histidine kinase is translated as MTDAPRDARADALLQAVQEDAREAGLKIFLGAAPGVGKTFAMLSAARELRRQGVDVVVGLVETHGRAETAALLDGLELLPRRPGEPRGGRAMEEFDLDAALARRPAVLLVDELAHTNLAGGRHTKRWQDVAELLDAGIAVYTTLNVQHLESRNDQVRRITGVAVRETVPDAFLDRARDIVLVDLPPRELIGRLKQGKVYVPETAAAALNAFFSPGNLAALRELALETIAHHVDSDLRDQMLARGSAMTVRRRVMAAIDGYGQSEYLVRVTRRIAERRGAPWSVVFVDTGVPLDPERRERLDAAMRLAQRLGGEPVTLRGQAVADELLAHADREGVGQILIGRTRERPLARLLGISLTQRLMRRGAHMELTIIATPAERVQARRRARQPVRTASGGAYGYATAVIAVAFALAFAANTWLGVGNLSLIFLTAVLVVAVRSRMAVAVYAALLCFLGYNFFFTEPRYTLRISHPDDVLAVGLFLLAALVCSRLATRLATQVRSLRIAQVHARALLGLGQQLTASADAGGARQAGARAMATALDAEVAILARSADGQLQVAHAAPRAIQLSPQDMAAADWSERHCEPAGRFTDTLHGASGWALPLAVDEHRLGVAFVRLLANGKLDAERRRLALAMAQDLARALERARLADELEGARVQGETERLRNALLSSVSHDLRSPLAAMIGAAGTLVSYRHQLPEQELDQLLQSILGEGQRLDRYIQNLLDMTRLGHGTLTLNRDWIAADDIVASASARVRKLFPELRLQVHGTPGPVLLHVHPALIEQALFNILENAARFSPPGEAVRVDSRLANGQLMIDVADRGPGIPEEERARIFDMFYSVARGDRTPQSTGMGLAICRGMIGAHGGSVEALPGDGRGTTIRITLPVPPAPAADG
- a CDS encoding MFS transporter, coding for MDTRVVPAAEVASAAPPVAVPDPSRPVFAVLGAISFAHLLNDMIQSLILAIYPLLKSGFGLSFGQIGLITLTYQLTASLLQPMVGMAADRRPMPYSLPVGMGFTLCGLLLLADASEFSTLLLAAALVGTGSSVFHPESSRVARAASGGRLGLAQSLFQVGGNAGASLGPLLAAWIIVPHGRGSVAWFALAALLALAVLVRVGRWYRDHQITRRVLAAAPVAGLPRGKVAGAIAVLVLLVFSKYFYLASISSYYTFYLIHTFGVSVQNAQTHLFVFLFAVAAGSLIGGPVGDRIGRKRVIWVSILGVAPFTLLLPHASLFWTGVLSVAIGLVLSSAFSAILVYAQELIPGRVGMVSGLFFGLAFGMGGIGAAVLGRLADTHGIDYVYRLCAWLPLMGLITVLLPEPGQSIRGRQALA